One region of Xylanibacillus composti genomic DNA includes:
- the rho gene encoding transcription termination factor Rho, which yields MEMNLAQLEGLKLTELYALAKQYQIAYYGQMKKKELIFAILRAQAEESGFMFMQGVLEILPEGFGFLRPINYLPSSEDIYISASQIRKFDLRTGDLVSGKCRPPKENERYFGLLHVEAVNGENPNKAAERLHFPALTPLFPQTKLILETSPTHLATRTMDLLSPVGLGQRGLIVAPPKAGKTLLLKQIANSISTNYPDIELFVLLIDERPEEVTDMQRSVKGEVIASTFDELPENHIKVAELVLERAMRLVEHKKEVVILLDSITRLARAYNLVIPPSGRTLSGGIDPAAFHRPKRFFGAARNVEEGGSLTILATALVETGSRMDDVIYEEFKGTGNMELHLDRRLAERRVFPAIDIRRSGTRREELLLSKEQLDKIWALRKTMNDSPDVTEALLKKLRETKTNDEFLASLDSTAPSTTRRPRSTITQS from the coding sequence TTTAGCCCAATTGGAAGGGCTGAAACTGACGGAGCTTTATGCATTGGCCAAACAGTATCAAATAGCCTACTACGGCCAAATGAAGAAAAAAGAGCTAATCTTCGCGATCCTGCGGGCACAAGCGGAAGAAAGCGGATTTATGTTTATGCAAGGTGTTCTTGAAATCTTGCCGGAGGGCTTTGGCTTTTTGAGGCCCATTAATTATTTGCCTAGCTCGGAGGATATTTATATTTCAGCCTCGCAAATTCGCAAATTCGATTTGCGGACAGGTGACTTGGTATCAGGCAAATGCAGGCCGCCGAAGGAAAATGAACGATATTTCGGACTCCTCCATGTAGAGGCAGTCAATGGCGAAAATCCGAACAAGGCCGCAGAACGGCTTCATTTTCCCGCATTGACTCCTCTATTTCCGCAAACCAAACTCATCTTGGAAACTTCCCCAACTCACCTGGCAACACGAACCATGGATTTATTATCTCCAGTAGGATTAGGGCAACGCGGATTAATAGTTGCGCCGCCTAAAGCGGGCAAGACGCTGCTGTTGAAGCAAATTGCCAACAGCATCTCGACCAACTATCCGGATATTGAGCTATTCGTGCTGCTGATTGATGAACGGCCGGAGGAAGTCACGGATATGCAGCGTTCGGTTAAAGGGGAAGTCATTGCTTCGACCTTCGATGAGCTGCCGGAGAATCATATCAAGGTCGCGGAGCTTGTGCTGGAAAGAGCGATGCGTCTGGTGGAGCATAAGAAGGAAGTTGTCATTTTGCTGGACAGCATTACAAGATTGGCTCGGGCTTACAATTTGGTTATTCCGCCATCAGGACGAACCTTATCCGGGGGCATTGATCCGGCAGCCTTCCATCGGCCGAAGCGCTTTTTCGGCGCAGCTCGAAATGTGGAAGAGGGCGGAAGTCTGACCATCCTGGCCACTGCGCTGGTTGAGACCGGATCGCGTATGGACGATGTCATTTATGAGGAATTTAAGGGAACGGGCAATATGGAGCTGCATCTCGATCGCAGGCTGGCCGAGCGTCGTGTCTTCCCGGCAATCGATATACGCCGATCAGGTACGCGGCGGGAGGAGCTGCTGCTTAGCAAGGAGCAGCTGGATAAGATCTGGGCGCTTCGCAAGACGATGAACGATTCGCCGGATGTAACGGAAGCGCTTCTGAAGAAGCTGAGAGAAACGAA